One Phragmites australis chromosome 23, lpPhrAust1.1, whole genome shotgun sequence DNA window includes the following coding sequences:
- the LOC133906020 gene encoding uncharacterized protein LOC133906020, whose translation MSGLGAPTKETSLVSLHYPMLTRSNYTTWAIKMKVFMRAQGVWDAVEHNDPKEKMDVKKDQIALAAIYQGIPEETLRAISEKETSKEAWECIKMMYQGAKRVKDARVQTLREELDGLRMKDTESVDDFAMKVNSIVSTIRGLGDKMEDSYVIVASIEQFGDLETMTVEEVFGRLRAYEERLRGNDDDVDINAEHLLLTREQWRAKEQKNCGEGSSNSGVQGNKNGKIDKAKVRCYKCKDYGHYQWECEESKKQEKALFMATEEDDHPALL comes from the exons ATGTCTGGACTGGGAGCACCGACGAAAGAGACTTCACTGGTGTCACTACACTATCCAATGCTCACGAGGAGCAACTACACAACATGGGCGATCAAGATGAAGGTGTTCATGCGTGCACAAGGCGTTTGGGACGCTGTCGAGCACAATGACCCGAAGGAAAAGATGGACGTGAAGAAGGATCAGATAGCGCTTGCCGCCATCTATCAAGGCATCCCAGAGGAGACGCTACGAGCAATATCCGAGAAGGAAACTTCCAAGGAGGCATGGGAGTGCATCAAGATGATGTACCAAGGTGCCAAACGTGTCAAGGATGCTCGTGTTCAAACCCTCAGAGAAGAGCTTGATGGCTTGCGGATGAAGGACACGGAGTCGGTCGATGACTTCGCAATGAAGGTGAATTCCATCGTCAGCACAATTCGTGGGCTCGGCGACAAGATGGAGGACTCGTATGTG ATTGTTGCTTCAATCGAGCAATTCGGTGACCTCGAGACCATGACAGTTGAGGAGGTCTTCGGCAGGCTCCGGGCGTACGAAGAAAGGTTACGTGGCAATGACGACGACGTCGACATCAATGCTGAGCATCTGTTGCTCACCCGAGAGCAATGGAGAGCTAAGGAGCAGAAGAATTGTGGTGAAGGCTCCTCCAACAGCGGCGTACAAGGCAACAAGAATGGGAAAATCGACAAGGCTAAAGTGAGGTGCTACAAGTGCAAAGATTATGGGCACTACCAGTGGGAATGCGAGGAGTCGAAGAAACAGGAGAAGGCGTTGTTCATGGCTACAGAGGAGGATGACCACCCAGCGCTGCTCTAA